The segment TCCATTCCTACCAGTGGACGTAATACAGGCATCCTGGTTACATCATTGATCACACTCATACTTTCCAACGTCTGACTGGCCACTTGACCCAAGCTTTCCCCTGTTACCAAAGCAGGTGCATTCCGGATGTGAGCCATCCGTTCAGCAATCCGGACCATCATTCGGCGCATAATCGTGATTTGATAAGAATCCTTGCACCGCTCCCGAATTTGGGTTTGTATCGTTGTAAAGGGAATCACATGTAAATGGATCTTCCCCCCAAAACGGGTAAGCAATCGGGTCAGATCCTCCACTTTTTGCCTGGACCGTTCACTGGTAAAAGGATAGCTGTGGAAGTGTACAGCCTCCAGGGAAGCACCGCGTTTCAGAGCCAGATATCCGGCAACCGGGCTGTCAATCCCTCCTGAGAGCATAAGCATAACCCGTCCTGCCGTCCCCACTGGCAGTCCTCCGGGACCTGGGATATTTTCCCCGTACAGATAGGCTTCTTTCCCCCGAACCTCAACCCGCAACTCCAACTCCGGGTCGTGAACATCCACCCGAATCCCCGCCACTTCTTTTAAAACTTCGGATCCGACTTTTTGATTGATCGTCTGAGAGTTATAGGGAAAGGCTTTATTTGCCCGTTTGGCAACCACTTTAAACGTTTGAGGCATACGCTGCTGTCCTTTGACCAGCTGGACAGCAGCCTTCAGGATGGTTTGCATCTCCGCTTCCACCCGCTTGGCCGGGCTGATCCCCACCACCCCAAAAACTTCGGAAACAGCTTCCATAAGCGGTGATATTGGATTGTCACCCGGATCCACATATATACGACCAAAACTTTTTCTGACTGATACCCCGCTGAAGGGAGCCAGCTTTTGACGAATATTTTGCAACAACCGATTTTCGAATCCTCCCCGGTTGTTACCTTTCAAGGCCAACTCACCATAGCGAACTAAAATTAGATCCTTCATCATCCATCAACCTTCATCACTTGTTGTAGT is part of the Kroppenstedtia pulmonis genome and harbors:
- the thiI gene encoding tRNA uracil 4-sulfurtransferase ThiI — translated: MMKDLILVRYGELALKGNNRGGFENRLLQNIRQKLAPFSGVSVRKSFGRIYVDPGDNPISPLMEAVSEVFGVVGISPAKRVEAEMQTILKAAVQLVKGQQRMPQTFKVVAKRANKAFPYNSQTINQKVGSEVLKEVAGIRVDVHDPELELRVEVRGKEAYLYGENIPGPGGLPVGTAGRVMLMLSGGIDSPVAGYLALKRGASLEAVHFHSYPFTSERSRQKVEDLTRLLTRFGGKIHLHVIPFTTIQTQIRERCKDSYQITIMRRMMVRIAERMAHIRNAPALVTGESLGQVASQTLESMSVINDVTRMPVLRPLVGMDKQEIMNIAKQIGTYETSILPYEDCCTVFQPKSPVTRPKLDLSRELESRLDMETLLEEAVHGAERISFNPDQLKKEFSYF